In Gossypium arboreum isolate Shixiya-1 chromosome 5, ASM2569848v2, whole genome shotgun sequence, a single genomic region encodes these proteins:
- the LOC108450557 gene encoding RNA pseudouridine synthase 3, mitochondrial has protein sequence MQKNKLGHHLLSLARYYSRVAPPPPAYADPVIRVSNNVAYLGSPKQGPKPRQLLSLPPFPGHHLPGKNSATGRVTAISWLKYYFDEISDSAIQSHFNKGLVKIESSNPNAAYSFIERDGQMKSLRKIKHNEVMEVGARVWVPVSIAETRVSRRFDCIPSGTLHPNADEIDYLRRLVKYKDYAILVLNKPPKLPVKGSLPVHNSMDALAAAALSYDYDEGPKLVHRLDRESSGLLLLGRTKESISHLHWLFNDINPAKSSCKAWNDACDAKFQRFWALVIGTPKENEGLIRSPLSKILLDDGKTERVILAQNVGLEPSQEAVTEYRVLGPMINGCSWVELRPLTSRKHQLRVHCAEALGTPIVGDYKYGWFVHRKWKQMPRVDIEPRTGKPYKLRRPEGLDVQKGSVLSKVPLLHLHCRELVLPNIAKFLPLLSNNAETLSPGLSGKPDLLRFVASMPKHMKISWNLMSSYLV, from the exons ATGCAGAAGAATAAGCTCGGCCACCATCTTTTATCTCTAGCGAGATACTACTCCAGAGTGGCTCCGCCTCCACCTGCTTATGCCGACCCAGTCATCCGTGTCTCTAATAACGTGGCTTACTTGGGCAGTCCTAAACAGGGTCCAAAGCCACGCCAACTTCTTTCCTTGCCCCCTTTCCCTGGTCATCATTTGCCCGGAAAGAACTCTGCTACTGGTCGTGTCACTGCTATCAGCTGGCTCAAATATTACTTTGATGAAATTTCAGACTCCGCCATTCAGTCCCATTTTAACAAGGGCCTC GTTAAGATCGAATCCTCAAATCCTAATGCAGCCTATTCTTTCATAGAAAGGGATGGGCAAATGAAATCCTTGAGAAAG ATCAAGCATAATGAGGTGATGGAAGTAGGGGCAAGAGTTTGGGTACCTGTATCCATTGCGGAGACTCGAGTCTCCAGGAGATTTGACTGTATACCGAGTGGGACTCTTCATCCTAATGCTGATGAGATTGACTATTTGCGAAGGCTTGTCAAGTACAAG GACTATGCTATACTTGTACTAAATAAACCCCCCAAGCTGCCAGTAAAG GGAAGTCTGCCTGTGCATAACAGCATGGATGCATTAGCAGCGGCAGCTTTGTCTTATGACTATGACGAGGGTCCTAAACTG GTGCATAGGCTTGATAGAGAAAGCAGTGGTCTCCTCTTATTGGGAAGAACTAAAGAAAGCATAAGTCATCTTCATTGGCTGTTCAATGACATAAATCCAGCAAAGTCCTCATGTAAG GCTTGGAATGATGCTTGTGATGCAAAGTTTCAGCGCTTTTGGGCATTGGTGATAGGCACTCCAAAGGAGAATGAAGGCTTAATTCGTTCTCCTCTTTCAAAG attcTTCTTGATGATGGTAAGACTGAGAGGGTCATCTTGGCTCAAAATGTGGGTTTAGAACCTTCTCAAGAGGCTGTGACTGAATATCGGGTATTAGGTCCTATGATAAATGGATGTTCGTGGGTTGAACTGCGCCCACTTACTAGCAGGAAGCACCAG CTCCGTGTACACTGTGCAGAAGCTCTAGGGACTCCTATAGTTGGTGACTATAAGTATGGCTGGTTTGTTCACCGGAAATGGAAGCAGATGCCTCGAGTTGATATTGAGCCAAGGACGGGGAAACCGTACAAATTACGAAGGCCAGAAGGTCTGGATGTTCAGAAAGGAAGTGTGTTGTCCAAGGTTCCCTTGTTGCATCTGCATTGCAGGGAGCTTGTACTTCCAAATATTGCAAAGTTCCTTCCACTGTTGAGTAATAATGCAGAAACCCTTTCTCCTGGACTAAGTGGCAAGCCTGATCTCCTGCGCTTTGTAGCATCAATGCCTAAACACATGAAAATTAGTTGGAACTTGATGTCATCCTATTTAGTGTAA
- the LOC108452965 gene encoding V-type proton ATPase catalytic subunit A, producing the protein MPAVYGARLTTFEDSEKESEFGYVRKVSGPVVVADGMAGAAMYELVRVGHDNLIGEIIRLEGDSATIQVYEETAGLMVNDPVLRTHKPLSVELGPGILGNIFDGIQRPLKTIAKRSGDVYIPRGVSVPALDKDTLWEFQPKKIGEGDLLTGGDLYATVFENSLMQHHVALPPDAMGKITYIAPPGQYSLKDTVLELEFQGVKKQFTMLQTWPVRTPRPVATKLAADTPLLTGQRVLDALFPSVLGGTCAIPGAFGCGKTVISQALSKYSNSDAVVYVGCGERGNEMAEVLMDFPQLTMTLPDGREESVMKRTTLVANTSNMPVAAREASIYTGITIAEYFRDMGYNVSMMADSTSRWAEALREISGRLAEMPADSGYPAYLAARLASFYERAGKVKCLGGPERTGSVTIVGAVSPPGGDFSDPVTSATLSIVQVFWGLDKKLAQRKHFPSVNWLISYSKYSGALESFYEKFDPDFISIRTKAREVLQREDDLNEIVQLVGKDALAETDKITLETAKLLREDYLAQNAFTPYDKFCPFYKSVWMMRNIVHFNALANQAVEKAAGMDGQKITYSLIKHRLGDLFYRLVSQKFEDPAEGEEALVAKFKKLNEDLTAGFRALEDETR; encoded by the exons ATGCCGGCAGTTTACGGGGCCAGATTGACGACGTTTGAGGATTCAGAGAAAGAGAGTGAATTCGGTTATGTTCGTAAG GTGTCAGGACCAGTCGTTGTTGCAGATGGAATGGCTGGTGCTGCCATGTATGAATTAGTCCGTGTTGGTCATGACAATCTGATTGGTGAAATTATTCGGTTGGAAGGAGACTCTGCAACAATCCAAg TTTACGAAGAAACGGCTGGTCTGATGGTGAATGATCCAGTTCTGCGGACACACAAG CCTCTGTCAGTTGAGTTGGGACCAGGAATATTGGGAAATATTTTTGATGGAATTCAG AGGCCTTTGAAAACTATTGCTAAAAGATCAGGTGATGTATATATCCCTCGTGGAGTCTCTGTCCCGGCTCTCGACAAAGATACTCTTTGGGAATTTCAGCCGAAAAAAATAG GTGAGGGGGACCTTTTAACTGGTGGCGACCTTTATGCT ACCGTCTTTGAGAACAGTTTGATGCAACATCATGTTGCCCTTCCTCCTGATGCAATGGGAAAAATCACTTACATAGCTCCCCCTGGTCAATATTCATTGAAG GATACTGTGCTGGAACTTGAGTTTCAAGGTGTCAAAAAGCAATTCACCATGCTTCAG ACATGGCCTGTCCGTACACCTAGACCTGTTGCAACAAAGCTTGCTGCAGATACTCCTCTGCTTACCGGACAG cGTGTACTTGATGCCCTATTCCCTTCAGTTCTTGGTGGAACTTGTGCCATTCCTGGTGCATTTGGCTGTGGGAAAACTGTGATTAGTCAAGCTCTTTCCAAG TACTCTAATTCTGATGCTGTTGTCTATGTTGGTTGTGGAGAGCGAGGAAACGAAATGGCTGAG gttCTTATGGATTTCCCTCAATTGACAATGACATTGCCTGATGGTCGTGAAGAATCGGTCATGAAGCGCACAACACTTGTGGCTAACACTTCTAACATGCCTGTGGCTGCTCGTGAAGCCTCAATTTATACTG GGATCACTATAGCTGAATACTTCAGAGATATGGGCTACAATGTTAGTATGATGGCAGATTCAACATCTCGTTGGGCAGAAGCATTGCGTGAAATTTCTGGGCGGCTG GCAGAAATGCCTGCTGATAGTGGATATCCGGCTTATCTGGCAGCAAGACTAGCCTCTTTCTATGAACGTGCTGGGAAAGTTAAATGCCTTGGTGGACCAGAACGTACAGGGAGTGTCACAATTGTCGGTGCTGTTTCTCCTCCTGGAGGAGATTTCTCTGACCCTGTGACGTCCGCAACCCTCAGTATTGTCCAG GTTTTCTGGGGTCTTGATAAGAAACTTGCTCAGAGGAAGCATTTCCCTTCTGTCAACTGGCTTATTTCATACTCAAAGTATTCGGGG GCATTGGAAAGTTTCTATGAGAAATTTGATCCAGATTTTATTAGCATCAGGACAAAAGCCCGAGAGGTTCTTCAGAGAGAAGATGATCTGAATGAAATTGTCCAG CTTGTCGGAAAGGATGCTCTAGCTGAAACAGACAAAATCACACTTGAAACTGCCAAACTTTTAAGGGAAGATTATCTTGCTCAGAATGCTTTTACTCC ATATGATAAGTTCTGCCCATTCTACAAGTCCGTCTGGATGATGCGCAACATTGTTCATTTCAATGCTTTGGCCAACCAG GCAGTTGAGAAAGCAGCTGGTATGGATGGTCAGAAGATAACATACAGTCTTATCAAGCATCGTCTTGGAGATCTCTTTTATCGATTAGT CTCGCAAAAATTTGAAGACCCGGCAGAAGGAGAAGAAGCTCTCGTGGCAAAATTCAAAAAGCTTAACGAGGATCTGACTGCTGGTTTCCGTGCACTGGAGGATGAGACTAGGTGA
- the LOC108450062 gene encoding uncharacterized protein LOC108450062, whose protein sequence is MSSYENVVGGKLKLKGKALDVKAGGIKKKKKHKKQIQHDDQITQNDPSDAASAGETTEVSVDPNEEDINNAEKSSGEKAAPHYDDHLTPAERRYIEQREQLDVHRLAKQANKSHRDRIQDFNQYLANMSEHYDIPKVGPG, encoded by the exons ATGTCATCATACGAAAACGTTGTAGGTGGGAAGCTGAAGCTCAAGGGAAAAGCCTTGGATGTTAAGGCTGGTGGAATCAAGAAGAAAAAGAAACATAAGAAGCAGATTCAACATGATGACCAAATTACCCAGAACGATCCCTCTGATGCCGCTTCTGCTG GTGAAACCACAGAAGTTTCTGTTGATCCCAATGAAGAAGATATCAACAATGCGGAGAAGTCAAGTGGGGAGAAGGCGGCTCCTCATTATGATGATCATCTTACCCCAGCAGAAAGACGATACATTGAGCAGAGGGAGCAACTCGACGTTCATAGGTTGGCTAAGCAAGCTAATAAATCTCACCGTGATAGAATCCAGGATTTCAACCAATATCTGGCAAACATGAGTGAGCATTATGACATTCCGAAAGTTGGTCCCGGTTAA
- the LOC108453448 gene encoding probable mitochondrial adenine nucleotide transporter BTL1: protein MPQKSPSLPQKNRYRVFGNMALVVPKELDELEKPFSLHSPKPFEIRFQVPDLRVPIRDFLRTREVGEFLSGALAGAMTKAVLAPLETIRTRMVVGVGSKNITGSFIEIIEQQGWQGLWAGNGINMLRIIPTQAIELGTFECVKRTMTSAQEKWKQIEGPKFQIGHVNVNFSLSWVSPVAVAGAAAGIVSTLACHPLEVLKDRLTVSPDIYPSLSIAISKIYKDGGVGAFYAGLSPTLVGMLPYSTCYYFMYEKLKKSYCQSKKKKSLNRPEMLVVGALAGFTASTISFPLEVARKRLMVGALQGKCPPNMVAALAEVIRDEGLMGLYRGWGASCLKVMPASGITWMFYEAWKDILLVEKRIL, encoded by the exons ATGCCCCAAAAATCGCCCTCACTGCCTCAG AAGAACAGGTACAGGGTGTTTGGGAACATGGCGTTGGTTGTTCCGAAGGAGCTTGACGAACTCGAAAAGCCTTTTTCTTTGCATTCGCCAAAGCCTTTTGAGATCCGATTTCAAGTTCCCGATTTGAGAGTTCCCATTAGA GATTTCTTGAGGACTAGAGAAGTTGGTGAGTTTCTTAGTGGAGCTTTGGCTGGGGCTATGACCAAAGCTGTCCTAGCTCCTTTAGAAACTATCAG GACCAGAATGGTGGTAGGTGTTGGATCCAAAAACATAACTGGTAGTTTCATTGAGATCATTGAGCAGCAAGGTTGGCAAGGACTGTGGGCTGGAAATGGAATCAATATGCTTAGAATAATTCCTACCCAAGCAATTGAGCTTGGAACATTTGAGTGCGTCAAGCGAACAATGACATCAGCACAGGAGAAATGGAAGCAGATTGAAGGCCCAAAATTTCAAATTGGTCACGTTAATGTTAACTTTTCTCTTTCCTGGGTTTCTCCAGTTGCTGTCGCTGGTGCAGCTGCTGGAATTGTTAGCACACTTGCATGCCATCCACTTGAAGTTCTCAAG GATAGGCTGACCGTTAGTCCTGACATATACCCTAGCTTAAGCATTGCAATTAGCAAGATTTACAAGGATGGTGGTGTTGGTGCCTTTTATGCTGGTCTCTCCCCAACTCTAGTGGGCATGCTTCCATATAGTACTTGTTACTATTTTATGTACGAAAAACTAAAGAAATCCTACTGCCaatcaaagaagaaaaaatcTCTGAATCGTCCGGAGATGCTTGTAGTTGGAGCTCTTGCTG GTTTTACTGCTAGCACCATCAGCTTTCCCTTGGAAGTTGCCAGAAAACGGCTAATGGTGGGAGCTTTGCAGGGTAAGTGTCCACCAAATATGGTAGCAGCACTTGCTGAAGTAATCCGGGATGAGGGCCTCATGGGTCTGTACAGAGGGTGGGGTGCTAGCTGTTTAAAAGTAATGCCCGCCTCAGGTATCACCTGGATGTTTTATGAAGCCTGGAAAGACATATTGCTTGTTGAGAAACGCATATTATGA
- the LOC108453449 gene encoding reticulon-like protein B22 isoform X2: MWVPVDPLEWQISQDAANSIFAWLANTVGAAESVLRVAATGHDKRLFFGVVVCLYMLSAIGRLVSGATVAYAGLCLFCLYMLAENSQSIRTCVPQLQRQRNGTSVEDDNM, translated from the exons ATGTG GGTACCAGTGGATCCACTTGAGTGGCAGATCTCACAGGATGCCGCTAATAGCATTTTTGCATGGTTAGCTAATACTGTGGGGGCTGCTGAGTCAGTTCTAAGAGTTGCAGCAACTGGACACGACAAAAGGCTATTTTTTGGG GTTGTTGTTTGTCTTTACATGCTGTCAGCCATTGGACGATTGGTCTCTGGCGCTACAGTTGCTTATGCAG GATTATGCTTGTTCTGCCTTTACATGCTTGCTGAGAACTCACAGTCAATCAGAACATGCGTTCCTCAGTTACAGAGGCAAAGAAATGGCACCAGTGTTGAAGACGATAATATGTAA
- the LOC108453449 gene encoding reticulon-like protein B22 isoform X1, translating into MMEGEGRSEAGKALGLLICGTLVYYHCAYRNSTILSLFSDVLIVLLCSLAILGLLFRQMNISVPVDPLEWQISQDAANSIFAWLANTVGAAESVLRVAATGHDKRLFFGVVVCLYMLSAIGRLVSGATVAYAGLCLFCLYMLAENSQSIRTCVPQLQRQRNGTSVEDDNM; encoded by the exons ATGATGGAAGGAGAAGGAAGGAGCGAAGCCGGCAAAGCATTGGGATTGCTGATATGTGGTACGTTGGTGTACTACCATTGTGCTTACCGCAATTCTACCATCCTCTCTCTCTTCTCCGATGTCTTAATCGTTCTCCTTTGCTCTCTTGCTATTCTCGGCCTCCTCTTTCGTCAAATGAACATCTC GGTACCAGTGGATCCACTTGAGTGGCAGATCTCACAGGATGCCGCTAATAGCATTTTTGCATGGTTAGCTAATACTGTGGGGGCTGCTGAGTCAGTTCTAAGAGTTGCAGCAACTGGACACGACAAAAGGCTATTTTTTGGG GTTGTTGTTTGTCTTTACATGCTGTCAGCCATTGGACGATTGGTCTCTGGCGCTACAGTTGCTTATGCAG GATTATGCTTGTTCTGCCTTTACATGCTTGCTGAGAACTCACAGTCAATCAGAACATGCGTTCCTCAGTTACAGAGGCAAAGAAATGGCACCAGTGTTGAAGACGATAATATGTAA